One window of Papaver somniferum cultivar HN1 chromosome 9, ASM357369v1, whole genome shotgun sequence genomic DNA carries:
- the LOC113310665 gene encoding EVI5-like protein — translation MKEKKKNLAFHPIEHKRDTYGFVVRPQHLKRYQEYANIFKEEEEERSDRWNNFLERQAFSAQLHLNGLSKDGDNTTSGAEASEWESTTLLDKVVEEDDTRSGSRSGLDGFNSETSIPEKEVMPQPIKNVKTHKIQIWGEIRPSLGTIEQMMSVRVMKSKKTLKSEQDAKTTNQVGLTEDDSEDEFYDLERSDSIQDANFSDTTSVSSDGISPEPCLPWKEELESLVRGGVPMALRGELWQAFVGARVRRVGKYYQDLIATGSHTSNNKEHGTSLSKTSRLSTECTPELWKGQIEKDLPRTFPGHPALDEDGRNALRRLLTAYARHNPSVGYCQAMNFFAGLLLLLMPEENAFWTLMAIIDDYFDGYYSEEMTESQVDQLVFEELMRERLPTLANHLDYLGVQVPWFTGPWFLSIFVNMLPWESVFRVWDVLLFEGNRVMLFRTALALMELYGPALVTTKDAGDAVTLMQSLTSSTFDSSQLVLTASMGYQAVNEARLQELRDKHRPSVIASIEERVKGLRGTRILKTNVTEGLNEMQMNGNVPVLDYGLLNCLTGSVGVRPAPNLHEEGASLKVQISKVLEEKNSAIIRAEELETALVEMVKQDNRRQLNSKVQMLEQELDQLRKEVAYRQEQEETMIQVLMRVELEQRETEDARILAEQDLAAQKDYTHELQEKYEETMRLIDQMEKRVVMAESMLEATLQYQSGQAKGLNSPRSSLVESSSAQVNQEKARDIPPRKFSLLST, via the exons GGATACTTATGGATTTGTAGTGAGACCTCAACATTTGAAGAGATATCAAGAGTATGCTAATATCTTCAAG gaggaagaagaggagagatcAGACAGATGGAATAACTTCTTGGAGAGGCAGGCATTTTCTGCACAGCTACACTTAAATGGCTTATCAAAAGATGGAGATAACACCACATCTGGTGCCGAAGCTTCAGAGTGGGAATCGACAACTTTGTTGGACAAGGTTGTGGAAGAAGATGACACGAGAAGTGGGTCAAGGTCTGGTTTAGATGGTTTCAACTCAGAGACAAGTATCCCAGAAAAGGAAGTGATGCCGCAACCAATTAAGAATGTAAAGACTCATAAAATACAAATATGGGGTGAAATTAGACCATCTCTTGGTACCATTGAGCAAATGATGAGTGTTCGTGTTATGAAAAGCaagaaaacattaaaaagtgaGCAGGACGCAAAAACCACAAATCAAGTTGGTTTGACTGAAGATGATTCTGAAGATGAGTTCTATGACTTAGAGAGATCGGACTCAATCCAAGATGCCAACTTCAGTGATACTACCAGTGTTTCAAGTGATGGAATTTCTCCGGAACCTTGCTTGCCTTGGAAAGAGGAATTGGAGTCACTAGTTAGAGGAGGAGTACCAATGGCTCTTAGGGGAGAG CTTTGGCAAGCCTTTGTGGGTGCTAGGGTACGTCGAGTGGGGAAATATTACCAAGATTTGATAGCTACAGGTTCTCATACCAGTAATAACAAAGAGCATGGTACATCCTTGTCTAAGACAAGTAGATTGAGCACAGAATGCACACCTGAGCTATGGAAGGGGCAGATTGAGAAG GATCTGCCTCGAACCTTTCCAGGTCATCCCGCTTTGGATGAGGATGGTAGAAATGCGTTGAGGCGTTTACTCACAGCATATGCTCGGCATAACCCCTCTGTAGGGTACTGCCAG GCCATGAACTTCTTTGCTGGGTTATTATTGCTATTAATGCCTGAGGAAAATGCATTTTG GACTTTGATGGCTATCATTGATGACTATTTCGATGGCTACTATTCCGAGGAAATGACAGAATCTCAG GTAGACCAACTTGTCTTTGAGGAGCTGATGCGTGAAAGGCTTCCCACATTGG CCAATCATCTCGATTACCTGGGAGTACAGGTGCCATGGTTCACAGGACCCTGGTTCCTGTCCATTTTTGTGAATATGCTTCCTTGGGAAAGTG TGTTTCGAGTCTGGGATGTCCTTCTTTTTGAAGGTAACCGTGTTATGCTATTTCGGACCGCACTTGCATTGATGGAATTATATG GACCTGCATTAGTTACAACAAAAGATGCTGGAGATGCTGTTACTTTGATGCAATCCCTTACTTCTTCAACATTCGATAGTAGTCAACTTGTATTAACTGCATCCATGGGTTACCAAGCTGTCAATGAAGCTAGATTGCAGGAGTTGAGAGACAAACATCGTCCATCAGTAATAGCATCCATAGAGGAAAGAGTAAAAGGGCTTCGCGGTACAAGAATACTAAAGACAAATGTAACAGAAGGACTAAATGAAATGCAAATGAATGGAAATGTCCCTGTTTTGGATTATGGCCTCCTAAATTGCCTAACAGGGAGTGTGGGTGTACGTCCTGCTCCCAATCTTCACGAGGAG GGTGCATCTTTGAAAGTTCAGATCAGTAAAGTGTTGGAGGAGAAAAATTCGGCTATCATCAG AGCTGAAGAGCTAGAGACAGCACTAGTTGAGATGGTCAAGCAGGATAACAGACGTCAATTAAATTCAAAG GTTCAGATGTTGGAGCAAGAGCTAGATCAACTGCGAAAGGAAGTCGCGTACAGGCAAGAACAAGAAGAAACCATGATTCAG GTCCTGATGCGAGTAGAACTTGAACAAAGGGAAACAGAAGATGCTCGTATATTGGCTGAGCAAGACTTGGCTGCTCAAAAAGATTACACTCACGAGCTTCag GAGAAATACGAAGAGACTATGAGATTGATTGATCAGATGGAGAAGAGGGTGGTTATGGCAGAGTCGATGCTGGAGGCTACATTACAGTACCAATCTGGTCAAGCTAAGGGGCTAAATTCACCAAG ATCTTCACTTGTGGAATCTTCATCGGCACAAGTAAACCAGGAGAAGGCCCGTGATATACCACCTAGAAAATTCAGCTTGCTCTCCACGTAA
- the LOC113309912 gene encoding probable serine/threonine-protein kinase PBL7 has translation MGWFPCSGKSNKKPKLKKQPTDQIHSKSTDNLKIKAALDAKKESLKDGESDHIAAQTFTFRELAAATKNFRADCLVGEGGFGRVYKGRLESTNQVVAIKQLDRNGLQGNREFLVEVLMLSLLHHPNLVNLTGYCADGDQRLLVYEFMALGSLEDHLHDLPPDKKRLDWSTRMKIAAGAAKGLEYLHDKANPPVIYRDLKCSNILLGEGYHPKLSDFGLAKLGPVGDNTHVSTRVMGTYGYCAPEYAMTGQLTLKSDVYSFGVVLLEILTGRKAIDNSKSAGEHNLVAWARPLFKDRRKFSQMADPMLQGQYPARGLYQALAVAAMCVQEQPTMRPLIADVVTALTYLASQDYNPETHPVQNSRMSPSTPRSRRTDSGKRLNNASGSERDQSRRVN, from the exons ATGGGATGGTTTCCCTGTTCTGGGAAATCAAATAAGAAACCAAAGCTTAAGAAACAACCTACAGATCAGATCCACTCTAAGTCTACAG ataatttaaagataaaagctGCTCTGGATGCGAAGAAAGAGAGTTTAAAGGATGGAGAATCTGATCACATTGCAGCTCAGACATTTACATTCCGTGAATTGGCAGCTGCAACAAAGAATTTCAGGGCAGATTGTTTAGTTGGTGAAGGTGGTTTTGGTAGGGTTTATAAAGGGAGATTGGAAAGTACAAACCAG GTTGTTGCTATCAAGCAACTTGATCGGAATGGATTACAAGGAAACAGGGAATTCCTGGTTGAGGTTTTGATGTTAAGTCTACTTCACCATCCCAACTTAGTCAATCTAACAGGGTATTGTGCCGATGGAGATCAAAGACTTCTAGTCTACGAATTCATGGCTTTAGGATCTTTAGAAGATCATCTACATG ACCTTCCACCTGACAAGAAACGACTTGACTGGAGCACAAGAATGAAGATTGCAGCTGGTGCAGCTAAAGGATTGGAGTATTTGCATGACAAGGCAAACCCCCCTGTTATATACCGAGATTTAAAATGCTCAAATATTTTGCTTGGGGAGGGATACCATCCTAAACTATCTGATTTTGGGTTGGCCAAACTGGGTCCTGTTGGGGATAACACTCATGTGTCCACGAGAGTTATGGGCACATACGGTTATTGTGCACCAGAGTATGCAATGACTGGTCAACTCACGTTGAAATCAGATGTTTATAGCTTTGGGGTTGTACTGTTGGAGATCTTAACAGGCAGAAAAGCAATAGACAATTCAAAATCCGCAGGGGAGCATAATCTTGTTGCATGG GCACGACCCTTGTTTAAAGATCGTAGGAAATTCTCGCAGATGGCGGACCCAATGCTTCAAGGCCAGTATCCTGCAAGAGGCCTATACCAAGCACTTGCAGTTGCTGCAATGTGTGTTCAAGAGCAGCCCACCATGCGACCTCTAATAGCAGATGTCGTCACAGCCTTGACTTACCTCGCTTCTCAAGACTATAATCCTGAAACCCATCCAGTACAAAATTCTCGCATGTCTCCTTCCACTCCTCGATCAAGAAGAACCGACAGCGGTAAAAGACTTAACAATGCCAGTGGGTCAGAAAGAGATCAGTCCAGAAGGGTAAACTAA